A stretch of DNA from Triticum dicoccoides isolate Atlit2015 ecotype Zavitan chromosome 2A, WEW_v2.0, whole genome shotgun sequence:
GCTCGCGCAAAGACAGTGGACAAAGGAGGAGAATGCAGTGCTCGCGTCATGGTATCGTCAGTGCAgtggacgagagaggaggccgagatgaTCGACGCCGGAAACGACTCCAGTGTGGTAGGGCGAGAGGGAGGAGGCGAAGATGATCGACCCCGTCAACGATGCGGCGAACTGCAGTGTGCACGGAGGTAGAGGACACAAAAAAGCAGTGTGCACGCCATTGCAGCGACAGAGAGTAGGCCGAGATGAGTGACTCCGGAAACGACTCTAGTGTAGTAGCACGCGGGCAAGGAGATCAAGAGGAAGGGCTTCGGCATCGAGAAGGATGAATAGGATGACTCTGAGCAGAGGACACAGGAGCTCGACATAATCGTGCGCGATGAATCTGACAAAATTCGTTCAAAATAGCTCCAAACGGGAATACCGGATTAAGAACTTACGGTCAATGAAACTACAAACCGATCGCCTGAATGAAACCGTagcatcgaggtgcatctttttcatgtagagctTACCTCGAACTGAAGCACCGTTGTGTAGATCAAAGGTAGGAGATTGGACAGGAGCTTATCGAAGGTTGAAGAAGACCTCAGGTAATCACCTTGCATCCCTCGCGTCTCCGCTCGTACAAGGGCCCACTCGCTTGCGCTCGGCTCGACCTAGCTCGCAAAAAACTGTCGATTCCTACGTTTCCCGTGAGACATGTTCAGAGATACTTTAAATTTCATGCTATGCAGATCCAACAGGAAAACCAGATTTCCTTTCCGCACGGGTCTGGTTGATCTGAGCATCATCTGAGCGAGGTCAAATGGTCCCCGCTGTCGCTGCCCAAAATCTGACGCCCAATCTGGCTATTATATGCTCTTTCTTCGCATATTTGACCTGTTGCGTCGCATCCGTCAGCAAGTCTTCGCTGGCATCCAGAAGAACGAAGCCGACGTCGACCGTGCCTGTATCAGCGAATACGTACGTATACTGACTGACTACCAGTACAAGATTTGTTTACTTGCTGCCGATTTCGATTGTTTGGTGTCATCATGGTCCACGTACGAGAGTGTTTTCTTCACTTGTATCTGATTTTTGTTCTTTTGCCTTGTGGGAAACAGTGTGCGCTGAAGATGAATTGTGACAGATTCGGCGATTTCCGTGGGTCGTTCGGCCGTGGAGCGCCTGGAAAGCAAACTGATTTTGGCGTCATGTGACCGAATGAGCTGGTCTGGTTTTGGTCAAGTTCGGCTCCGATCGAGTGCCAGAAGAAAGCCAGCCTTGATTCCAAAACAATTAATTTTGGCAAACTAATTAAGCAAATTAACGTTGCAAACCGAGCGATAAAACCAAGTTTGATTATCGAATTACTAAATTATAGGCAATACATAAGTGcgccatgcatgcatgcgatgcatGCACGGTGGGATCGGTCCCTTTTTTATGAAGGAAGCTATAGGATAGAGATCGAACACGCGGACGCAGTGCCGACTAACATCATTACATTACATGGACGCAGATATGAAGGCTACTAGTTGTGCTTCTCCTGGGTGTAGATGTAGTCCGTGTGCGCGGCGAGCGTCCTTCTCGCCATGCACTCATCCCGCTGCTTCTCGCCGGCCATCATCTCGCACTCGTggtcttccgccgccgccgccgcgaccttCTGCAAGAAACACAACGGGATCGGTTAAAAAAGAAGATGAGAAATCGATGGAGGATCGGCCGAGAGTCCTTGAAAATGTTTTAGATCGATCCTGCGCGCGCGTGCGTACCTCGTTGGGAGATGCCGTTGCCACGTCCTTGGGCGAGGTTCGGGCGGCCGTGGCGCCCGCGGGGCctgaggcgaggaggaggaggacggcgagcgCGGCCACGAGCACCAGTGTCGTTGCCCTCGCCATGGTGACGGCTACCCTTGTTTTGGAACGGATTGAATCGTGCAGTTTTTGTGCCGGAGGGCTGGTAGTGGGGAATGTGGGTGGAGTGGATGGTATTTAAAGAGCAGAGGGCGAGCATGGAAATAGCGGAGCCGTTTTGCTGCAAGAGCAGGCGCGGACTGGGCTGCCACATGTGCTGGTCCCATTACACGTGGCCCTTGCTGTGCGTAGGCCAGTCTGTCGGTGACTGTCTATCTGCGCAGGCCCTTCTCGCTGTCTGTGATGATCTAGTGAAGGAAAATTCCTGGATTAAATCCGAGAACGTTTTTACTAGATATTCCCGGCTCACAACTGTTCAACGGTCAAACGGCTGGGTGTGGTGGATGAGTCTCGCGGGCGCGTCCTAACATTACCCGAATGGCTGCATGTCCGGTGGCTCTAAGGCCTTGTATAATAGGAAGTGCTTAAAGAGGTGCTTAAAAAAATAAATCAAGTTTTTTCTGAAGCATCGGTGCCTATTTTTATAGAagagacgcttaactaagcgtctaccctgtacaaataagcaccggtgcttaaggaaAGCCTGATTTATTTTTCTAAACACCTTCCTAAGCATCTTCCATTGTACAAGGTCTAATGCGGGTCGATCCGCCCCTGCGCACACATGTGCAACAGGACTAGTGTGTATGAATGACAATTTTTTgcgatttttttttgagaaaattggTCTGATTTCCAATTTGGCTCTTCAAGCTTGCAAAtggacacccccccccccccgggccggtCCGTTTAGTTTTTTTCTATTAAAACTGCAAAAAAGCGCCCGCGTGGAGAGTCAAACACGGGATCTCCTTGCACTCAATAAACTGCCCTAACCACCCGGACCAAAATGCATGTTTTGATCACTTctcccttttcttctttttcttctttctttttatttttccttttctttccttttatttttatttttttcttttcttaaatTCCTGATTTTCCCCCAAAATTCATAAACTTTCCTCAAAATTCGGTGATTATTTTTCAGTTTTGTGGACTTTCTTTAGAATTGATGAACactttttcaaaattgataaaaaatttctcaaatttgtgaacttAAAAAAACAATGAACTTttatcaaatttgtgaacttttaaaaaataatgattttttttcaaatggaTACACTTTTTCCCAAAATAGATGACTGTTtttcaaatggatgaactttttttgtaAAGTCGGTACAACTTTTTTGATTTCACAAATTATTTCATAAGTAGTAAAAACCGGCTGATTTTTCTTTACCATATCAACACCaccaaaaacgaaaaaaaaactaGGCGAGCGAAGCGAGCGGGGGGAGGGGCAGGTGAGCGAACTATGCTGGGTCGTGGCCCGCTTGGGGCGCGCGTGAGCGCTAAGAGCATGCTtgaatacgttttagtcccatgactaaaagtagtgggactaaaacttgctagtctcacccatACTTGGATCCaagtactaaagagactaaaatctagttattgagcatttattatcctccaaaccctccaatccagaactaaggagaggaattaaatgagagagagagctaatacatattttagtaggtttcccatgactaaaagattttagcctcaagactagtcctagcctctctttagtcaggggtgcttggaactttagcctctaaaagagactatttttagtcagactaaaaatagtcccttgtatccaagcaccctctaactcGCTTTCTGGCGCCTAATAGGGGCACCCTACTTGTCACAGGTGCTCAGTTTGACGTTTAGTGTGGCTTGCCAGCATGGAGTGGGGGTTGCTGTCAGCGACAACGACCTCAGAGAGAGAGACACGTGTCAGTGCGGCCACTACTCTTTTGCGAAAAAAGCTCATGGTTTTACTTTTTTTGCACAAAAGGCCCCTCGCTTGGTATGAGAGGCGAGGCCAGTCGTTATTGCTCATACCCCATCCCCTCCCTTTCCCAAATCTATCAAATCAGTACACGCCGTTTTGTCTGCCTGGTTCTCTCCTCTCGATTGGTGGAAGGTGGAGCCATGATGGATCGTAACAATGAAGGTGACAATGACGGAGCCTTGTCGTCGAGCTCGCGGAGAGCCAGCTCGTAAATATAGTGAGAAACTCCTCGATTGCTCCCTACACAACCAATTCATCCCCAGTTTTTGGTAGGGTTAGACGAATTCACTCAGATGAAAAAGTGAGA
This window harbors:
- the LOC119359424 gene encoding phytosulfokines 4-like — its product is MARATTLVLVAALAVLLLLASGPAGATAARTSPKDVATASPNEKVAAAAAEDHECEMMAGEKQRDECMARRTLAAHTDYIYTQEKHN